One genomic window of Salvia miltiorrhiza cultivar Shanhuang (shh) chromosome 4, IMPLAD_Smil_shh, whole genome shotgun sequence includes the following:
- the LOC131023176 gene encoding uncharacterized protein LOC131023176 — MPFFKILRKGTKFLWTAECRATFEDLKVYLAKLPTLTKPVPGETLYLYIAVGEDAISSVLIREEGSHQKQIYFVSRIIQGPELNCTEIEKAALAVMVTARKLRPYFLSHRVVVRTALPFRQVLGRPDLSGRMVKWAVELGEYDVEYEPRMAIKAQALADFIQETTRRPLPEFWVAFVDGSVTNEGCGIGVYITSPGYGTYQFAIKFTCRLSNNEAEYEAVVRGGHILSELKAECVIIKTDSQLVAQQLSGAYNVKDQRMKAYHCKISEMKEKFMEFKIEQISRDENTKADLLARMASAVEQTWNDEIILLCDTREMGTSQVFSVEIRDDWRAPIIHFLKTGERLNRESNQRARYENYCLLNDQLYKRSFTQPLLKCLSPEEANFALNEVHAGFYWPNINRDAREFVRKCEACQRHAGRINIPGEPMGVMYAACPFDKWGIDIVGKLPTAPGGKCFLLVAVDYFSKWVKAEAVGKIDEVTVERFIWRNICCRFGVPRIIMSDNETQFTGQRIADFCDLMDITQRFVSVAHPQANGQVELANRTICEGIKKRLNQSRGKWVEELDTVLWAYRTSPKTATGEAPFTLVYGSNAVIPAEARLESYRITTYNTEHNAELRRAELDLVEAQRDEARVRAAKYKSIIKAGYDKRVRARKLSKGDLVLKRADALKAVGKFEANWEGPFIITEEGDQGHQAGGMEES, encoded by the exons atgccgtttttcaaaatcCTAAGGAAGGGAACTAAATTCTTGTGGACAGCGGAATGCCGAGCGACATTTGAGGATCTCAAAGTGTATCTAGCGAAgctcccgactctgaccaagccggtcccgggagaaacaTTGTATCTGTACATAGCAGTGGGGGAAGAtgcaatcagctctgtgcttatcagagagGAAGGAAGTCACCAGAAACAAATCTACTTCGTCAGTCGAATCATCCAGGGTCCTGAATTAAACTGCACAGAAAtagagaaggctgctctggcagtcatggtcacggcAAGAAAGTTGAGGCCTTATTTTTTGtcacatcgggtagtggtgcgcACTGCTCTACCTTTTAGACAAGTGTTGGGGCGGCcagatttgtcgggaagaatggtcaaatgggctgtggagTTGGGAGAGTATGATGTGGAGTACGAGCCGAGAATGGCGATCAAAGCGCAAGCTTTAGCGgatttcatacaagaaacaactcgccgTCCTTTGCCAGAGTTTTGGGTTGCTTTCGTGGATGGATCAGTAACGAATGAGGGGTGTGGAATCGGGGTGTACATCACCTCCCCGGGTTATGGAACATatcagttcgccatcaaattcacctgcCGGTTGTCCAACAATGAGGCTGAATATGAGGCTGTGGTCAGAGGGGGGCATATTCTGTCAGAACTCAAGGCCGAATGTGTCATCATcaagacagactcccagttaGTAGCTCAACAGTTGTCAGGAGCCTATAATGTCAAAGATCAGCGGATGAAGGCGTATCATTGCAAAATCAGCgagatgaaagaaaagttcatggaatttaagATCGAGCAGATTTCTCGGGACGAGAACACAAAAGCGGACTTATTGGCACGCATGGCCAGTGCAGTAGAGCAAACGTGGAACGACGAGATCATTTTACtttgtgataccagagagatggggaCTTCACAGGTCTTCTCCGTGGAGATCAGGGATGACTGGCGGGCTCCAATTATACACTTCctcaagacaggggagcggttgAACAGAGAATCTAATCAGAGGGCCCGATACGAAAATTATTGCTTGCTTAATGACCAACTCTACAAACGATCCTTTACTCAGCCTTTActaaaatgcttatctccagaagaagctaactttgctttaAACGAagttcatgcag ggttctactGGCCTAACATCAACAGAGATGCCAgggagttcgtccgcaagtgtgaggcttgccagagacatgccGGGAGAATCAACATTCCAGGGGAACCTATGGGCGTTATGTACGCTGCATGTCCATTCGACAAGTGGGGCATCGACATAGTCGGGAAACTGCCAACAGCGCCAGGGGGCAAATGCTTTCTCCTTGTAGCGGTGGACTACTTCTCTAAGTGGGTCAAGGCTGAAGCCGTGGGGAAAATCGATGAGGTGACTGTGGAGCGCTTCATTTGGCGGAATATATGCTGCAGATTTGGCGTGCCCAGGATCATCATGTCGGACAACGAAACCCAATTTACTGGGCAGCGGATTGCGGATTTCTGTGACCTGATGGACATCACCCAACGATTCGTctcggtggctcatccacaagcGAACGGACAAGTGGAGTTGGCCAACAGGACAATATGCGAAGGGATTAAAAAGAGGCTGAATCAAAGCAGAGGAAAGTGGGTCGAGGAGTTGGACACTGTACTTTGGGCTTACCGCACTAGCCCGAAGACAGCCACTGGCGAAGCACCATTCACTCTGGTGTATGGATCTAATGcagtgataccagcagaggcaaGGTTGGAGTCGTATCGGATTACAACCTACAACACTGAGCACAATGCCGAACTCCGCCGAGCAGAGTTGGAtttggtggaagcacagagggatgaAGCCCGGGTCAGAGCGGCAAAGTACAAGAGTATTATCAAGGCAGGATATGACAAGAGGGTCAGAGCGAGGAAATTATCCAAGGGCGACCTAGTCCTTAAGCGAGCTGATGcattaaaggcagtgggcaagtttgaagcTAATTGGGAAGGCCCATTCATCatcacagag GAGGGAGATCAGGGCCATCAAGCGGGAGGAATGGAGGAGTCTTGA